In Monodelphis domestica isolate mMonDom1 chromosome 4, mMonDom1.pri, whole genome shotgun sequence, one DNA window encodes the following:
- the LOC100019334 gene encoding zinc finger protein 260-like isoform X2, producing MRRGRTLTLWVDPGKGSSSPGDPRGRPAMEQPEGAVRARRLQCGGGSLHLPGPQPSPGRSVREGTVSWLPTASLQRPLTFGDVAVIFSGEEWRRLSPAQRDLYREVMLENYEHLVCVDSFHQETGYENKDSVLTEGTCLDALAKERVPQDNPWYLNRGEFGESEVKFESQKGPQEGESQQLIVTHKRTFCETNVLDCNSFERHFSLGPVFFPQWRAVIGKSLHKYTTLEKNFRQFSDRIQHNAVASGKKLNMHDPDKKTLGCHSDLIKCHRACAGEKPDPGKTFEKRTNFTQQQGLHTREKLFECNDCGKGFRRKHYLKSHQRTHTGVKPFECNQCGKAFNDSRNLIRHQKIHTGVKPFECNECGKAFNERQSLIRHERTHSGVKPFKCNECEKAFGWRENLISHQGTHTGIKPFECNECGKGFRRKHYLKSHQRTHIGVKPFECNQCGKAFNDSRNLIRHQKIHTGVKPFECNVCGKAFNERQTLIRHERTHTGVKPFECNECEKAFMRKDCLKSHQRTHTGVKPFECSECGKAFSQKGHFIIHQRTHTGVKPFKCNECGKAFNDRQSLIRHQRTHTGVKPFKCNECGKAFNDRQNLIRHLRTHTGVKPFECNECGRAFNDRQNLIRHQRIHTGGKPFECNECGKAFSASQNLIRHQKIHAVGKPFECNECGKAFSQKGHLLSHQTIHTGTRAFECNECGKAFSQRGSLNRHQRTHTRM from the exons CCTGCATCTCCCAGGACCACAGCCTTCTCCGGGCAGGAGCGTAAGGGAAGGGACGGTTTCCTGGCTGCCCACAGCCAGCCTCCAG CGCCCGCTGACCTTCGGGGACGTGGCCGTGATCTTCTCCGGGGAAGAATGGAGGCGCCTGAGCCCGGCTCAGCGGGACCTGTAcagggaggtgatgctggagaactacGAGCACCTGGTGTGCGTGG ATTCTTTTCATCAGGAGACTGGTTATGAAAACAAGGACTCAGTTCTAACCGAGGGCACTTGCTTGGATGCTTTGGCCAAGGAAAGAGTACCACAGGACAATCCCTGGTATCTCAACAGAGGAGAGTTTGGGGaaagtgaggtcaaatttgagagCCAGAAGGGCCCCCAGGAGGGAGAATCCCAGCAATTAATAGTCACTCACAAAAGAACATTTTGTGAAACAAATGTCCTTGATTGTAATTCCTTTGAGAGACATTTTAGTTTGGGGCCAGTCTTCTTTCCACAATGGAGAGCTGTCATAGGAAAAAGTCTACATAAATATACTACACTTGAAAAGAACttcaggcagttttcagacagaATTCAGCATAATGCAGTTGCCTCAGGGAAGAAGCTAAATATGCATGACCCAGACAAGAAAACCTTGGGTTGTCACTCAGACCTCATCAAATGTCATAGGGCATGTGCTGGTGAAAAGCCAGACCCTGGGAAAACCTTTGAGAAAAGAACAAACTTTACTCAACAGCAGGGACTTCATACCAGAGAGAAACTCTTTGAATGTAATGACTGTGGGAAAGGCTTCCGGAGGAAACATTACCTGAAAAGCCATCAGAGAACTCACACAGGAGTGAAACCCTTTGAATGTAACcagtgtgggaaagccttcaatGACAGTCGGAACTTAATTAGACAccagaaaattcatactggagtgaaaccctttgaatgtaatgaatgtgggaaggctttcAATGAGAGGCAATCCCTCATTAGACATGAGAGAACTCATTCTGGAGTGAAACCctttaaatgtaatgaatgtgaaaAAGCCTTTGGCTGGAGGGAAAACTTAATTAGCCATCAGGGAACTCATACAGGGATCAAAccctttgaatgtaatgaatgtgggaaaggctTCAGGAGGAAGCATTACCttaaaagccatcaaagaactcatatTGGAGTGAAACCCTTTGAATGTAACcagtgtgggaaagcctttaaTGATAGTCGGAACCTTATtagacatcagaaaattcatactggagtgaagccttttgaatgtaatgtgtgtgggaaagccttcaacGAGAGGCAGACCCTTATCCGACATGAGAGGACTCACACTGGTGTGAAAccctttgaatgtaatgaatgtgagaAAGCTTTTATGCGGAAGGATTGTCTAAAGAGCCATCAGAGAACTCACACTGGAGTGAAACCCTTtgaatgtagtgaatgtgggaaagccttcagtcaGAAGGGACACTTTATCATCCACCAGAGAACCCACACTGGAGTGAAACCCTttaagtgtaatgaatgtgggaaagccttcaatGACAGACAGTCCCTTATTAGACATCAGAGAACCCACACTGGAGTGAAACCCTTTAAgtgcaatgaatgtgggaaagccttcaatGACAGGCAGAACCTTATTAGACATCTAAGGACTCACACTGGAGTCAAAccctttgaatgtaatgaatgtggaagaGCCTTCAATGACAGACAGAACCTTATTcgacaccagagaattcatactggggggaagccttttgaatgtaatgaatgtgggaaagccttcagtgCCAGCCAGAACCTTAtaagacatcagaaaattcatGCGGTAGGGAAACCCtttgaatgcaatgaatgtgggaaagccttcagtcaGAAAGGACATCTTCTTAGTCATCAGACAATTCATACTGGAACAAGAgcctttgaatgtaatgaatgtgggaaagccttcagccaGAGGGGAAGCCTCAACAGACACCAGCGAACTCATACCAGAATGTAG
- the LOC100019334 gene encoding zinc finger protein 260-like isoform X1, which translates to MRRGRTLTLWVDPGKGSSSPGDPRGRPAMEQPEGAVRARRLQCGGGSLHLPGPQPSPGRSVREGTVSWLPTASLQRPLTFGDVAVIFSGEEWRRLSPAQRDLYREVMLENYEHLVCVGLSGSKPSVISRLEQAAPWVPEGECPGGPPPDSFHQETGYENKDSVLTEGTCLDALAKERVPQDNPWYLNRGEFGESEVKFESQKGPQEGESQQLIVTHKRTFCETNVLDCNSFERHFSLGPVFFPQWRAVIGKSLHKYTTLEKNFRQFSDRIQHNAVASGKKLNMHDPDKKTLGCHSDLIKCHRACAGEKPDPGKTFEKRTNFTQQQGLHTREKLFECNDCGKGFRRKHYLKSHQRTHTGVKPFECNQCGKAFNDSRNLIRHQKIHTGVKPFECNECGKAFNERQSLIRHERTHSGVKPFKCNECEKAFGWRENLISHQGTHTGIKPFECNECGKGFRRKHYLKSHQRTHIGVKPFECNQCGKAFNDSRNLIRHQKIHTGVKPFECNVCGKAFNERQTLIRHERTHTGVKPFECNECEKAFMRKDCLKSHQRTHTGVKPFECSECGKAFSQKGHFIIHQRTHTGVKPFKCNECGKAFNDRQSLIRHQRTHTGVKPFKCNECGKAFNDRQNLIRHLRTHTGVKPFECNECGRAFNDRQNLIRHQRIHTGGKPFECNECGKAFSASQNLIRHQKIHAVGKPFECNECGKAFSQKGHLLSHQTIHTGTRAFECNECGKAFSQRGSLNRHQRTHTRM; encoded by the exons CCTGCATCTCCCAGGACCACAGCCTTCTCCGGGCAGGAGCGTAAGGGAAGGGACGGTTTCCTGGCTGCCCACAGCCAGCCTCCAG CGCCCGCTGACCTTCGGGGACGTGGCCGTGATCTTCTCCGGGGAAGAATGGAGGCGCCTGAGCCCGGCTCAGCGGGACCTGTAcagggaggtgatgctggagaactacGAGCACCTGGTGTGCGTGG GGCTCTCCGGGTCCAAGCCCAGCGTCATCTCCCGGCTGGAGCAGGCGGCGCCCTGGGTGCCGGAGGGAGAGTGTCCCGGGGGCCCTCCGCCAG ATTCTTTTCATCAGGAGACTGGTTATGAAAACAAGGACTCAGTTCTAACCGAGGGCACTTGCTTGGATGCTTTGGCCAAGGAAAGAGTACCACAGGACAATCCCTGGTATCTCAACAGAGGAGAGTTTGGGGaaagtgaggtcaaatttgagagCCAGAAGGGCCCCCAGGAGGGAGAATCCCAGCAATTAATAGTCACTCACAAAAGAACATTTTGTGAAACAAATGTCCTTGATTGTAATTCCTTTGAGAGACATTTTAGTTTGGGGCCAGTCTTCTTTCCACAATGGAGAGCTGTCATAGGAAAAAGTCTACATAAATATACTACACTTGAAAAGAACttcaggcagttttcagacagaATTCAGCATAATGCAGTTGCCTCAGGGAAGAAGCTAAATATGCATGACCCAGACAAGAAAACCTTGGGTTGTCACTCAGACCTCATCAAATGTCATAGGGCATGTGCTGGTGAAAAGCCAGACCCTGGGAAAACCTTTGAGAAAAGAACAAACTTTACTCAACAGCAGGGACTTCATACCAGAGAGAAACTCTTTGAATGTAATGACTGTGGGAAAGGCTTCCGGAGGAAACATTACCTGAAAAGCCATCAGAGAACTCACACAGGAGTGAAACCCTTTGAATGTAACcagtgtgggaaagccttcaatGACAGTCGGAACTTAATTAGACAccagaaaattcatactggagtgaaaccctttgaatgtaatgaatgtgggaaggctttcAATGAGAGGCAATCCCTCATTAGACATGAGAGAACTCATTCTGGAGTGAAACCctttaaatgtaatgaatgtgaaaAAGCCTTTGGCTGGAGGGAAAACTTAATTAGCCATCAGGGAACTCATACAGGGATCAAAccctttgaatgtaatgaatgtgggaaaggctTCAGGAGGAAGCATTACCttaaaagccatcaaagaactcatatTGGAGTGAAACCCTTTGAATGTAACcagtgtgggaaagcctttaaTGATAGTCGGAACCTTATtagacatcagaaaattcatactggagtgaagccttttgaatgtaatgtgtgtgggaaagccttcaacGAGAGGCAGACCCTTATCCGACATGAGAGGACTCACACTGGTGTGAAAccctttgaatgtaatgaatgtgagaAAGCTTTTATGCGGAAGGATTGTCTAAAGAGCCATCAGAGAACTCACACTGGAGTGAAACCCTTtgaatgtagtgaatgtgggaaagccttcagtcaGAAGGGACACTTTATCATCCACCAGAGAACCCACACTGGAGTGAAACCCTttaagtgtaatgaatgtgggaaagccttcaatGACAGACAGTCCCTTATTAGACATCAGAGAACCCACACTGGAGTGAAACCCTTTAAgtgcaatgaatgtgggaaagccttcaatGACAGGCAGAACCTTATTAGACATCTAAGGACTCACACTGGAGTCAAAccctttgaatgtaatgaatgtggaagaGCCTTCAATGACAGACAGAACCTTATTcgacaccagagaattcatactggggggaagccttttgaatgtaatgaatgtgggaaagccttcagtgCCAGCCAGAACCTTAtaagacatcagaaaattcatGCGGTAGGGAAACCCtttgaatgcaatgaatgtgggaaagccttcagtcaGAAAGGACATCTTCTTAGTCATCAGACAATTCATACTGGAACAAGAgcctttgaatgtaatgaatgtgggaaagccttcagccaGAGGGGAAGCCTCAACAGACACCAGCGAACTCATACCAGAATGTAG